The DNA window TGGATTGATCTCCCCGGACTGAATGCCCCCTTGGAATGACAGCGACAATCCTGATCCTGTTCGGCGCCACCTATCTGGGTATGGCGCTGGGCCGCTTTCCCGGTCTCAGCATCGACCGCACCGGCATCGCGCTCGTCGCCGCCATCCTGCTGCTGGCGACCGGGGCGCTCGATACCGGCCAGCTGGTGGCGGCTGTCGATTTCCCGACGATCTTCATCCTGCTGGGGCTGATGATCCTGTCGGCGCAATATGCCGGCAGCGGCTTCTACGACTGGTGCGCGCTGAAGGTGGCGCAGGCGGCGCGGTCGCCGGCGCGGCTGCTGGCGGTGATCGTGCTGGTCGCCGGCGGGCTGTCGGCGGTGCTGGCGAACGACGTGGTCGTCTTCGCCATGACGCCGATGCTGTGCCTGGGCCTGCTGGCGCGCAAGCTCGACCCGCGGCCCTACCTGATCGCGCTGGCGGGCGCCGCCAACGCCGGCTCGGCGGCGACGGTGATCGGCAATCCGCAGAACATCCTGATCGGGCAGGTCGGGCATCTCGATTTCTGGCGCTTCCTGGCGGTGTGCGGCGGTCCGGCGCTGGCTGCCATGCTCATCGTCTATGTCACCGTCTGGCTGGTCTGGCGCGGCCGCTTCGGCGAGCCCGAGGGGGTGGGAGCGGGCAGGGAGGTGGCGCCGGTGCCGCTCGACCGCTGGCAGCTGGGCAAGGCGGTGGCGGCGACGCTGGCGCTGCTGGTGCTGTTCACCCGCGACATCCCGCAGGAGCATTCGGTTCTGCTGGTGGCCGGCGTGATGATGGTCAGCCGGCGCATGGCCAGCCGCGACATGCTGGGCATGGTGGACTGGCACCTGTTGGTCCTGTTCGCGGCGCTGTTCGCCATCAACCATGCGCTGGGGTTGACCGGCATTCCGGCGGCGCTGGTGGGCGACCTCCAGGCGGCGGGATGGCTGCCCGACCGGCTGGCGGTGATGGTCCCGCTGGCGCTCGCCGGCAGCAACAGCATCGGCAACGTGCCGGCGGTGATCCTGCTGCTGGCCGCCTGGCCGAACCCGCCGGAAGGGGCGCTGTACGGGCTGGCGCTGCTGTCGACGCTGGCCGGCAACCTGCTGCTGCCGGGAAGCCTCGCCAACATCATCGTGGCGGAACGGGCTGCGGCATCCGGTGTGCGGCTGGGCTTCGTCGAGCATGCCCGCTGCGGCGTGCCGATGGCGCTGCTGTCGATGGCGGTGGCGGCGGTCTGGCTGTGGGCCGGCGGCTGGATGGCCCCATGAAGCACAGGCAGTGAAGGACAGGCTGTATTCCGTAATCGTATTGCAATTTTGTAAAGTGCAAGACTCTTTTTCGAACTGCGACAAATGGAGTACTCTCTTCGCGCACCGGGGGAGGGCGCGCTGTGAGTTTGGTCGTCCAGTTCATGGAGTTCATCGAAAGCGCGCCGAACCAGTCGCTTCGCGCGTTGAGCGACCGCGTGCTGCGCAAGTGCCGGGAGGTGACGGGGGCGGAGGCCGGAACGGTCTTCATGCTGCGCGGCCAGGGGCGGGGGCGGCAACTGGAGGCGGTCAGCGCCCAGAACGACGTGATCCGCGCCAAGCCTGCCCTGTTCACGGTGCCGGTGAACCAGACCTCCATCGTCGGCTATGTCGCCGCCACCGGCGAGACCCTGCTGCTGGATGACGCCTACGAGATTCCGGAGGAGCGGCCCTACCGCTTCAATCCCGCCTTCGACCAGCGCACCGGCTTCCGCACCCGCTCGATCATGGCCTTCGCGCTGAAAGGGGC is part of the Azospirillum lipoferum 4B genome and encodes:
- a CDS encoding SLC13 family permease codes for the protein MTATILILFGATYLGMALGRFPGLSIDRTGIALVAAILLLATGALDTGQLVAAVDFPTIFILLGLMILSAQYAGSGFYDWCALKVAQAARSPARLLAVIVLVAGGLSAVLANDVVVFAMTPMLCLGLLARKLDPRPYLIALAGAANAGSAATVIGNPQNILIGQVGHLDFWRFLAVCGGPALAAMLIVYVTVWLVWRGRFGEPEGVGAGREVAPVPLDRWQLGKAVAATLALLVLFTRDIPQEHSVLLVAGVMMVSRRMASRDMLGMVDWHLLVLFAALFAINHALGLTGIPAALVGDLQAAGWLPDRLAVMVPLALAGSNSIGNVPAVILLLAAWPNPPEGALYGLALLSTLAGNLLLPGSLANIIVAERAAASGVRLGFVEHARCGVPMALLSMAVAAVWLWAGGWMAP